The Erigeron canadensis isolate Cc75 chromosome 1, C_canadensis_v1, whole genome shotgun sequence genome segment AAATCATACAAGTGTTTGATGGACAGCATCGATTTGTACAGTGTTCATCACCAGCCACATGATCGTTTCATATTAAGGTATACACTTGCTTGGTATTTACATTATCCTCCTGAGGAAAGATATATAACTTTAATTGATAATGATTCTGATAATGGTTTTGTCCAACAAGAATTTATCCCCCCTGTTCCTGACCTCGTTAAGACCCTTAAACCCTAGTCAACATATGTAGTTGGTAGCTCTGATGATGGCCATTTCTCTGGGACAGCAAAAATTTGTTCTTTGGAATCCTGCGATAAGGAAATCCGTTGGTATTCGAGTGCCATATATGTCGCATAAGCCCATTGAAAACTTGTGTGATATTGAGGTTCATGATGCTTTCGGTTTTGGGGTCTGTCCTGTTGCTTTTGATCTTACTATTATCAAGATTAGATGTATTCATTATAAGCGGAATAGGAGAAGGAACGATAAGGCTATCGTTAACGTCCCTTGGAAAGTTCAAGTCTTTACTTTGAGCACCGGGACTTGGAGTATTTTATCTACCAATCTTCCCCGCGAATCAGTTAGACCTAGAGGGGCACAGGTTGTTATCGATAGGTTTATTTATTGGGTTGCTTATGAAGTTGGTCGATCTGAACCAAATTTGCTGATCATGTTTGATTTGACTGCCAAAGAACTTAAAGAGATAAATCTCACAGATAGTTTTACAAACCGGCGTTGTAGTATTGAAAGTATATCTAAGCTAAGGGAGTCTCTTGTTTTGCTTGAATATCATCTTGAGGAAGACGTATCAGTTGGTTGTCTATGGATGATGAAGGAACAAGGTGTTAGTAGATCATCATTTACAAAGATGTACACCATTAAGTTACCAGATGCCACAATACACCATATACTCGGATTTAGGAAAACTGGTGATCTAATAATGGAGACCATACCCAATTACGAAAAGTATGGTGAAGTTCAAATTTACAAACAGAACTATGAATATGCCGATAATCTTGGTATTGATGGAGAAGATAATTCGTTCTTTATGTGTTCCTATGTGGAATCACTACTTCTGCTTGATAAGTCTGATGGTTATATATATCTTCCAATAGTACGTACATGATCACACATGGATCATCGCATTAAAAGCAAATGATCTACTACTTCATAAGGGCTGACCTGGCTTCTTCTAAAGGTAATTTGTGTAAGTGATGTCATGATTCGCAACATTTAAGTCGTGCTTAAAACTTATTGCTTTGCAAATGCTTGGATTCTAAATTAATTCCATATGCTTCAGATTGGAGTGTTTCGTGTTTCTTTTCACAAACCACTGTTCcaaaattaattgttttgtGTTAATTATATGGAAATATTTCCACTATATAGTTAAGAAAGTAACGAGTCTTAGCTGGTTAATCTCAAATTCTGCCAAAAAAGGAAATATTTCATTTTAGTTTCTTTGCATATGCTCGTAGCTGTCTGATTTGATGAGGTTTGTATGCTTGGTTCACATGCAATGGAagtgttttaaaaaattattgtgTTTCTTTCCTTTAGATCTGCATtgtttatatgattttgaaGACTCCCACCATTGTCGTTTCTCTTTTGTGCATGAGAAGGAGcctttgaagatggtggatatatgatatatatttgaattttgagTTTCATTATGGTTCTTTTCGGGACATTCCTTGTTGTTGCTTTTGCAATAGTTGATGGGCAACAACCTGATGGAGAGTAAGCCGTGATGGCTCATCCGATTAGGTTGCTCTCCATCAAATATGGCTAAAGCAATGACCTTGGATGCCCCAATAGGAAAACTCTAGATACTTGCATGTTGCTCACATTCAAATGTTTGTCATAACCATCATCTCTCCGGTCTTCCATCTTGCACATTCTATTATATTCCTATGGAAGGTTTTGATTAGACCTGTATTAAGTGCTGATTTGATCATAAAGAGAATTGAGGTCTATGAACGCTAGAAGATTATGAAGTGGTTAATTTGTAATTACTTGCAGggaaaaacatttttaaaaaggttGTAGGTgatcaacaacttcaattaTCAGATGACTATTCTTCAGTTCCATAAACGAAAATCTTTTGGACGAAATTATAATTGATTTTTCAATGCTATGTTCTATCTTTATAGATGAAAATCTGATAGGGTGTTGTTTCTTgcaatataagaaaaaaatgccTTTTTTTTGTTATAGTAAGTTAAGTTTTGTAATTAGATACTCAGATTGTCCTTACCATGTCTTGGGTTTTAGTTTTATTGGTTTTAAAATACTTGTGGTGAATAACGTTCTAGGGGTCCTAAGGACGACCCCACTTAGGAGTGCTCTATCAGTTCCACATCATTGTCCCTGCCCCCACCTATGAACATCAGTTTTACCCCTATTTTGCACCCTGAACAATTAATGACCACTATTGGAATTAAGAAGAAAACGCTTTTGCAGCTCGCATATACCTCCACCCTGATCGGCATCCGCATGCGGATCAGCTGGTTGCACTCCAAGGCGAACAAGCGGCTGTGGTGACCACGTTCACCTCTAGCGCCATGTTGATGATGCCAAAGTCAACGCTGAGCACTCCCCCCATGCGCTTATTATGTGTTCTTAGGTTATGTTGATGAAATCTTAATTTGCTAATATCATTGCTCTAGTATTGAACATCACACTAACAACATGGTTTCGTTTTCAGCTACGTGGCTcccatggaaaaaaaaaaaagaggctgGCATTGGTGAAGATATATGGTGATGGGTGGTGACAGAATGCTCTTTTTGAATGGTAGTGCCTTTATGTACGGTGAGATAAGGTTAAGGCTTTTGCTCATTTTAAACTGTAAAGTGAACTCATCTATGTTATAGTGTAATTGCAAAACACCACCGGCTTGTTCATGAACGCATTTGGTTTGTGTGCAAGTGTTATAACTGTATTCTTAATTGTGAGATTTTCATATTTACTGCAAAATTTAGTAAATATGGCTATCTGGCTATTTCCAGTTAACTGTTCATGAACACATTTGGCTATTTCAAGTTAACAAAATTGCGCAGCATACTTGATCACATGTAGTTA includes the following:
- the LOC122584366 gene encoding uncharacterized protein LOC122584366 — its product is MMAISLGQQKFVLWNPAIRKSVGIRVPYMSHKPIENLCDIEVHDAFGFGVCPVAFDLTIIKIRCIHYKRNRRRNDKAIVNVPWKVQVFTLSTGTWSILSTNLPRESVRPRGAQVVIDRFIYWVAYEVGRSEPNLLIMFDLTAKELKEINLTDSFTNRRCSIESISKLRESLVLLEYHLEEDVSVGCLWMMKEQGVSRSSFTKMYTIKLPDATIHHILGFRKTGDLIMETIPNYEKYGEVQIYKQNYEYADNLGIDGEDNSFFMCSYVESLLLLDKSDGYIYLPIVRT